From a region of the uncultured Draconibacterium sp. genome:
- a CDS encoding transglycosylase — MKALGTILLLLGLAGTIFFGIQALNNSETFSFLGVDVALSSANWTPVIISGVFAILGVIILTVRKRKVV, encoded by the coding sequence ATGAAAGCATTAGGAACTATTTTACTTTTATTAGGATTAGCCGGAACAATATTTTTTGGAATACAGGCTCTAAATAACTCAGAAACCTTTAGTTTTTTAGGTGTTGATGTAGCTTTAAGTAGTGCCAATTGGACACCCGTAATTATAAGTGGAGTTTTTGCAATACTCGGTGTTATTATTTTAACGGTGCGGAAAAGGAAAGTGGTTTAG
- a CDS encoding MlaD family protein: MKENKNRSLRLGIMVTVGLALFAWGIYYLGSQRKLFTSSITVKSYFNNVSGLVEGNKVRYSGITVGSVSDIRIVSDSTILVEMTVEKNTRKFIRKDSKVEINSDGLMGSKIVNILPGTSAAGSVDDDEFLMTINPIELEDVLEEVKMVILDGKKVTKNLIEITNKINNGNGDLALLLNDNTITTHINKIGDELAHTTGNVNSITKKIDNGEGDLGRLINETVISDELKQVVQNFNQASLTADSVSTEMLEFSRELNAGNGTLSKLVYDDRMAKHLDTTIVKAGQGIDDVVQAANTIESSWIFNLFSKKKKE; the protein is encoded by the coding sequence ATGAAAGAGAATAAAAACCGTTCGTTAAGATTAGGAATTATGGTAACAGTTGGTTTGGCCCTGTTTGCCTGGGGAATTTACTATTTAGGAAGCCAGCGTAAACTTTTTACTTCATCAATAACTGTTAAAAGTTATTTCAACAATGTTTCAGGACTGGTGGAAGGTAATAAAGTCAGGTATTCAGGAATTACTGTTGGTTCAGTTTCTGATATTCGAATTGTATCCGATTCAACAATTCTTGTAGAAATGACTGTTGAAAAGAATACCCGAAAGTTTATTCGTAAAGATTCGAAAGTGGAGATAAACAGCGATGGTTTAATGGGAAGTAAAATTGTAAATATTTTGCCAGGTACTTCAGCAGCAGGTAGCGTTGATGATGACGAGTTTTTAATGACAATTAACCCGATTGAGCTGGAAGATGTGCTTGAAGAAGTTAAAATGGTAATTCTTGACGGTAAAAAAGTGACCAAAAATTTAATTGAAATTACCAACAAAATAAACAACGGGAATGGCGATTTAGCTTTGCTGCTTAACGACAATACAATAACTACACACATTAATAAAATTGGCGACGAATTGGCTCATACTACAGGGAATGTCAATAGCATTACAAAAAAGATTGATAATGGCGAAGGAGATCTTGGTCGGTTAATTAACGAAACAGTTATTAGCGACGAGCTGAAACAGGTGGTACAAAATTTTAATCAGGCAAGTTTAACAGCCGATTCGGTAAGTACTGAAATGTTGGAATTTAGTCGCGAGCTGAATGCGGGAAATGGTACTTTGTCGAAATTGGTTTACGATGATAGAATGGCGAAACACCTGGATACTACAATTGTAAAAGCCGGACAAGGTATTGATGATGTTGTTCAAGCTGCTAATACCATCGAATCGAGCTGGATATTCAATCTTTTCTCGAAGAAAAAGAAGGAGTAG
- a CDS encoding YegS/Rv2252/BmrU family lipid kinase — MPEEQLLFVINPISGDIEKDDLQDEIRSFMDKHNQTVGFFFTTGENDKQKVTEKIEELHPSIVVAVGGDGTINMVSQTIIHKSVKMGILPMGSANGMASELNLPKTVEENLKLIIKGKSKKIDVLQINDEHICLHLSDIGFNAQLISTYEKSDSRGLLGYTKSFIEEFGNANPAAFEISIEDSTVSQNAFMVVLANASKFGTGAVINPEGKPDDGYFELVILRPQNVSQFLEMLIPFYTRQIHTLDFVDTYKCKKVKIKNPERQNLQIDGEVMGQPLQINVEILPRCVEMIIP; from the coding sequence ATGCCAGAAGAACAGTTATTATTTGTGATCAACCCGATTTCGGGAGATATTGAAAAGGACGATTTACAAGATGAGATCCGCAGTTTTATGGATAAACACAATCAGACTGTTGGGTTCTTTTTTACCACCGGAGAAAACGATAAACAAAAAGTTACAGAAAAGATCGAAGAGCTTCACCCTTCAATTGTAGTAGCCGTGGGTGGCGACGGAACCATTAACATGGTATCACAAACAATAATACACAAATCGGTAAAAATGGGTATCCTCCCCATGGGGTCGGCAAACGGAATGGCGTCGGAGCTGAATCTTCCAAAAACGGTGGAAGAAAACTTAAAACTGATAATAAAAGGAAAATCGAAAAAGATAGATGTGCTGCAAATAAACGATGAGCACATTTGCCTGCACCTAAGCGATATAGGATTTAATGCACAACTGATAAGCACCTACGAAAAAAGCGACAGCAGAGGCTTGTTGGGGTATACAAAATCGTTTATCGAGGAGTTTGGAAATGCCAACCCGGCAGCATTTGAGATTTCAATAGAAGACTCTACTGTATCGCAAAACGCTTTTATGGTGGTTTTAGCCAACGCCTCGAAATTTGGAACCGGCGCGGTTATCAATCCCGAAGGAAAACCTGACGACGGTTATTTTGAGTTAGTAATTCTGCGCCCACAAAATGTTTCCCAATTTCTGGAGATGCTTATACCTTTCTACACCCGCCAGATTCACACACTCGATTTTGTTGATACCTACAAATGCAAAAAGGTAAAGATTAAAAATCCGGAGCGTCAGAACTTACAAATTGATGGGGAAGTTATGGGTCAGCCGCTACAAATTAATGTAGAAATTTTACCCCGCTGTGTAGAAATGATTATTCCTTAA
- a CDS encoding ATP-binding cassette domain-containing protein, whose translation MCTENVIEIRKLIKSFNGIRILKGIDLNLKHGENIAILGQSGTGKSVLTKCIVGLIEADSGTISVLGKDLSIIGFEEVEELRKKIGYLFQGGALYDSMTVRENLEFPIRRTQTLKRNKSEVNTMIEEALENVGLLDAIDKMPSELSGGMKKRVGLARTLILKPRIILYDEPTTGLDPVTSGEISELILEVQEKYNTSSIIITHDMKCAEITANRLKLMMDGKFYAEGTFTELKQSEDKTINAYFK comes from the coding sequence ATGTGCACTGAAAATGTAATAGAAATACGAAAGCTGATAAAATCGTTTAACGGAATCCGGATTTTGAAAGGTATTGATCTGAATTTAAAACACGGAGAGAATATTGCCATTTTGGGGCAATCGGGAACAGGAAAATCGGTGCTTACAAAGTGCATTGTAGGATTAATTGAAGCCGACTCGGGAACGATAAGCGTTTTAGGAAAAGACCTTAGCATCATAGGTTTTGAAGAGGTGGAAGAGCTGCGAAAAAAAATTGGCTACCTGTTTCAGGGAGGTGCATTGTACGATTCGATGACGGTGCGGGAAAATCTTGAATTTCCGATTCGCAGAACACAAACGCTAAAGCGAAATAAAAGCGAGGTGAACACAATGATTGAAGAAGCCCTGGAGAATGTTGGATTGCTGGATGCAATTGATAAAATGCCATCGGAGTTATCAGGCGGAATGAAAAAGCGCGTAGGACTTGCACGAACCCTGATTTTAAAACCTCGAATTATACTTTATGATGAACCCACAACCGGACTTGACCCGGTAACTTCGGGCGAAATTAGCGAATTGATACTTGAGGTGCAGGAGAAATACAACACGTCATCGATAATAATTACGCATGATATGAAATGTGCAGAAATTACAGCAAACCGCTTGAAATTAATGATGGATGGGAAATTTTACGCTGAAGGAACTTTTACAGAGTTAAAGCAAAGTGAAGACAAAACAATAAACGCATATTTTAAATAA
- a CDS encoding YihY/virulence factor BrkB family protein, producing the protein MIRILRDHLKIVSKAIKNFAANNPIGMAATTSFFAIFSIAPILIIIISVFGMFTNDAVIRVKLFNEVSRLIGNDSSQLLQTAIDNYNIGEKSGLGALIGGGIFLISATTLFSMMQNSINYIWRIRVKSKLKLNVLKFLRDRLFSFGLILSLGLVLLISLVLDASISIFQDWLSNTFNPEFITLFNLLEMGASLLITALVFTLIFRYLPDIVVKWKASGFAAVCASVLFFIGKYLISIFIGKSQLGVIYGAASSFVVILLWIYYVSIIFYFGVQLSYQYSRFYNHENKPLRFAEPFRISSIDD; encoded by the coding sequence ATGATTAGAATACTTAGAGATCATCTAAAGATAGTTTCGAAAGCAATAAAAAACTTCGCTGCTAACAATCCTATTGGCATGGCAGCGACAACATCGTTTTTTGCTATTTTTTCTATTGCACCCATTCTTATTATCATTATTTCAGTGTTTGGAATGTTTACCAACGATGCTGTTATTCGGGTAAAGCTTTTTAACGAAGTATCGCGACTAATTGGCAACGATAGCAGCCAACTTTTGCAAACCGCTATCGACAACTATAACATTGGCGAAAAAAGCGGTTTGGGAGCACTTATCGGGGGTGGTATTTTTCTCATTTCGGCAACTACACTTTTTAGCATGATGCAAAACTCGATTAACTATATCTGGCGAATTCGGGTAAAATCAAAATTGAAATTAAATGTGCTTAAATTTTTAAGAGACCGTCTTTTCTCTTTCGGACTGATTTTAAGCTTGGGGCTGGTATTGCTAATTTCACTGGTTCTCGATGCATCAATAAGTATTTTTCAGGACTGGTTGTCCAACACATTCAACCCTGAGTTTATTACCCTTTTTAATCTCCTCGAAATGGGCGCATCTTTATTAATCACGGCATTAGTGTTTACGCTAATTTTCCGTTACCTCCCGGATATTGTCGTAAAATGGAAAGCAAGTGGGTTTGCGGCTGTTTGTGCTTCAGTACTGTTTTTTATAGGTAAATACCTCATCAGTATTTTTATTGGCAAAAGCCAACTTGGCGTAATTTATGGGGCTGCCAGCTCGTTTGTAGTTATACTGCTCTGGATCTATTATGTGTCGATAATCTTTTATTTCGGCGTTCAGCTAAGCTACCAGTATTCACGTTTTTATAATCACGAAAACAAACCATTAAGATTTGCCGAACCATTTAGAATCAGCTCTATTGATGATTAA
- a CDS encoding Rho termination factor N-terminal domain-containing protein → MAKKNNIPQVKNEEQYEALREKGYSKQKSARIANSPDSGTKGGGSSKYEERTKQELYKKAQQVGIEGRSKMNKAELIEALRNN, encoded by the coding sequence ATGGCAAAAAAGAATAATATTCCACAAGTTAAGAACGAAGAACAATACGAAGCTTTACGGGAGAAGGGATACAGCAAACAAAAGTCTGCAAGAATAGCCAATAGCCCCGATTCCGGCACAAAAGGCGGCGGAAGTAGTAAATATGAAGAACGTACAAAACAAGAGTTGTATAAGAAAGCCCAACAGGTGGGAATTGAAGGGCGAAGTAAAATGAATAAGGCAGAGTTAATTGAGGCCTTGCGAAATAACTAA
- a CDS encoding response regulator encodes MGMNTEYKKIIFIDDDTEMMRIYNSILEQKKLSDYLIHFENAQQGIEYLKRIKNKEDLPDYILLDLYMPVMDGFKFLQYFDKLKKLKESIEVFVCTSSQKQDDRNKVMKYSFVSAYLEKPLSTDFLKLLIEDTVH; translated from the coding sequence ATGGGGATGAATACAGAGTATAAGAAAATTATATTCATAGATGACGATACAGAGATGATGCGTATTTATAACTCTATTTTAGAACAGAAGAAATTATCGGATTATCTTATACATTTCGAAAACGCTCAGCAAGGTATCGAATATTTAAAACGAATAAAGAATAAAGAAGATTTGCCGGATTACATTCTGTTAGACCTGTATATGCCGGTTATGGACGGATTTAAGTTTCTGCAGTATTTTGACAAGCTGAAAAAACTAAAAGAATCAATTGAGGTTTTTGTATGTACATCGTCGCAAAAACAAGACGACCGTAACAAGGTGATGAAGTATTCATTTGTGAGTGCATATCTTGAAAAACCATTGTCGACCGATTTCCTGAAACTGTTGATTGAAGACACAGTACATTAG
- a CDS encoding sigma-54 dependent transcriptional regulator, with translation MKKILIIDDDTFICKILKKHLQNNKYSAEIAFNGKGALQLFKDKQFDLVLCDFRLPDTSGLDLMQQLKSIKQSVPVVIMTAYADVRMAVKLMKLGASDYITKPIQQEELLGLIKKLLTKQAPSAAPKNRKTVYSNGDFIIGESSKMKYSINLARKVAPTDMSVIVSGETGIGKEYIARFIHENSLRKDKPFLAIDCGAIPKELANSELFGHIKGSFTGAISDKVGVFQKADGGTLFLDEIGNLSYDVQLKLLRAIQERIVSRLGDEKQRSIDIRIIAATNEDLNLEVKENNFREDLYHRLNEFKITLPPLRERPEDINVFMNHFIDSANKELNRNITGVTPEAESVILKYPWYGNLRELKNVIKRAVLMAEGEQIDTDCFPAEILHPGTSDNNTQITTSQEINTNSKLKHASSEIEKKLIIETIQEAGYNKSKAAKILNIDRKTLYNKIKLYDIKL, from the coding sequence ATGAAGAAGATATTGATTATTGACGATGATACATTTATCTGTAAGATTTTAAAAAAACATCTTCAAAATAATAAGTACAGTGCCGAAATTGCGTTCAACGGAAAAGGTGCACTCCAACTTTTTAAAGACAAGCAATTCGACCTTGTCTTATGCGATTTCAGGTTGCCCGATACCAGCGGGCTCGACCTTATGCAACAACTCAAGTCCATTAAGCAGTCGGTTCCGGTAGTTATAATGACAGCCTATGCCGATGTTAGAATGGCTGTAAAATTGATGAAACTGGGTGCTAGCGATTACATTACAAAACCCATTCAGCAAGAGGAGCTTTTGGGGTTGATAAAAAAACTGCTGACAAAACAAGCTCCTTCTGCAGCTCCCAAAAACCGTAAAACTGTTTATTCAAACGGCGATTTTATTATTGGTGAAAGCTCGAAAATGAAATACTCTATCAACCTGGCTCGCAAGGTGGCACCTACCGATATGTCGGTTATTGTTTCGGGCGAAACCGGAATTGGGAAAGAATATATTGCCCGTTTTATCCACGAAAACAGCTTGCGAAAAGATAAACCGTTTTTGGCTATCGACTGTGGTGCCATTCCGAAAGAGCTGGCAAACAGCGAACTTTTCGGGCACATTAAAGGCTCGTTTACAGGAGCAATTTCTGATAAAGTTGGTGTTTTTCAGAAAGCTGATGGAGGTACTCTTTTTCTCGATGAAATCGGGAACCTGAGTTATGATGTTCAGTTAAAACTGTTGCGGGCTATTCAGGAACGGATTGTTTCGCGTTTAGGTGATGAGAAACAAAGAAGTATAGACATTCGAATAATTGCAGCAACAAACGAGGATTTAAACCTCGAGGTAAAAGAAAATAATTTCAGAGAAGATTTGTATCATCGACTGAACGAATTTAAAATAACCCTGCCTCCGCTACGCGAACGCCCTGAGGATATTAATGTTTTTATGAATCATTTTATCGACAGTGCCAACAAAGAGCTTAACCGGAATATTACCGGAGTTACTCCCGAGGCCGAATCTGTTATCTTAAAATATCCGTGGTACGGCAACCTTCGCGAGTTAAAAAATGTGATAAAAAGAGCCGTGTTAATGGCTGAAGGAGAACAAATTGACACCGATTGTTTCCCTGCGGAGATATTACATCCGGGAACCAGCGACAACAATACACAAATCACTACATCACAAGAGATTAACACAAATTCAAAATTAAAACATGCTTCTTCAGAAATTGAAAAAAAGCTGATAATTGAAACCATTCAGGAAGCCGGCTACAATAAATCAAAGGCAGCAAAAATTCTGAATATCGACCGAAAAACACTCTACAACAAAATTAAATTGTATGATATAAAACTATAG
- a CDS encoding ATP-binding protein, which yields MPDNSKNFKLSLNTLSKTINSLLNKKEINEENLIQIEQWLSFHLNKIRIRKLEDVSIVGEKETDERTKKDGVFIINTAADIILDPGFQNYHNNYTERPEKLNLADLIEDRTLNEFNSAFLEALSEKRNTKAEVLLKTGINQQRECVLEFDMLASNIDNNRVIVYYSFKDLQHVHLADFQSIVLNNLPGMDVFLFDPEYRYILSGGKEKEKYGLTNSNFIGKTLFDVYPKQDQRRYFPFYNKAINGAFTEGEVRYKKDVFYIAAAPVKDIDGNTLAGILISQNVTKDKILEEKLIKSKEEAQRANKAKSIFLANMSHEIRTPLNSIIGFTDQLKKTNLDEQQQKFISLINKSSEHLLYLVNEIVFLFKLGMDKVYIEKTSFSLKELLNELTDVYTKQAAEKNLEFKITTDKTLPRFVKGDPFRLRQILMNLLVNALKYTEKGQIKLSTKVARKTKKVVELVFEVSDTGIGINEKDLPYIFDVFEQGNKRTEKIRGGAGLGLGICKKLVTLFKGNITVTSRKNEGSTFRVNIPLELAEAKPREEKEKSYNLDDSLLRGKKILLADDDKHNRILSELVLKGWHTDFILVEDGAEAIDALKNKQFDLVLLDIHMPRKNGVDVVKKIRATKGLNADTPFIALTANALKTDINSYLKVGFNDYVIKPFYELELYNKICNILQIENNNIQSPGISEKPVEKAAISDSFNVQDLEKTAAGDTEFFNSMIDNFTENAEALLKEFNEGLINKDWKTIGERAHKAIPSFKFFKLAGVASTLSKIEDLALRDQQFDVLPETVNNVSSQIEEIVKQAKAAKR from the coding sequence ATGCCCGACAACTCTAAAAATTTCAAACTTTCGCTGAACACATTATCAAAAACAATTAATAGCTTACTGAACAAAAAGGAAATCAACGAAGAAAACCTTATTCAGATCGAACAGTGGCTGTCTTTTCACCTCAATAAAATTCGGATAAGAAAACTCGAAGATGTTTCCATCGTTGGAGAAAAGGAAACAGATGAACGCACCAAAAAAGACGGTGTTTTTATCATCAATACCGCTGCCGACATAATTCTTGATCCCGGGTTTCAGAATTACCATAACAATTACACCGAGCGTCCCGAAAAATTAAATCTTGCCGATTTAATTGAAGACAGAACGCTAAACGAATTTAATTCGGCTTTTCTTGAAGCTTTAAGCGAAAAAAGGAACACCAAAGCCGAAGTGCTGCTAAAAACGGGGATAAACCAGCAGCGCGAATGTGTTCTTGAATTTGATATGTTGGCCAGTAACATCGATAACAACCGGGTTATTGTCTATTACTCTTTCAAGGACCTTCAGCATGTACACCTGGCCGATTTCCAATCCATCGTTCTAAACAACCTTCCCGGGATGGATGTATTTCTTTTCGACCCGGAATACCGCTATATTCTCTCGGGAGGAAAGGAAAAAGAAAAGTATGGTTTAACCAATTCAAACTTTATTGGAAAAACACTTTTCGACGTGTATCCCAAACAAGATCAGCGTCGTTATTTTCCATTTTACAATAAAGCAATAAACGGCGCATTTACCGAAGGAGAAGTTCGTTATAAAAAAGACGTGTTTTACATTGCAGCAGCTCCAGTAAAAGACATTGACGGAAATACGCTGGCCGGAATTCTTATTTCGCAGAATGTTACAAAAGATAAGATACTGGAAGAGAAACTTATAAAGAGTAAAGAAGAAGCACAACGCGCCAATAAAGCAAAATCGATATTTCTGGCCAATATGAGCCACGAAATTCGGACACCGCTTAATTCAATTATCGGATTTACCGACCAGTTAAAGAAAACCAATCTGGATGAACAGCAGCAGAAATTTATTTCACTAATCAATAAATCATCCGAGCACCTACTTTATTTGGTAAACGAAATTGTATTCCTTTTTAAACTGGGAATGGACAAAGTTTACATTGAAAAAACCAGCTTTTCGTTAAAAGAATTACTCAACGAGCTGACGGATGTATATACAAAGCAAGCTGCAGAAAAAAACCTGGAATTCAAAATAACAACCGACAAGACACTTCCCCGGTTTGTAAAAGGCGATCCTTTCCGCTTACGACAGATATTGATGAACTTGCTGGTTAATGCATTAAAATACACCGAAAAAGGACAAATAAAATTAAGTACGAAGGTTGCCCGAAAAACGAAAAAAGTGGTTGAACTGGTTTTTGAGGTAAGCGACACAGGTATTGGAATTAATGAAAAAGACTTACCTTATATTTTTGATGTATTTGAGCAGGGTAACAAAAGAACAGAAAAGATTCGCGGCGGCGCCGGACTTGGTTTGGGAATATGCAAAAAACTCGTTACTCTTTTTAAAGGCAACATTACCGTTACCAGTAGAAAGAACGAAGGCAGTACTTTCAGGGTAAACATTCCATTGGAATTAGCAGAGGCAAAACCCCGGGAAGAAAAAGAAAAATCGTACAATCTTGATGACAGCCTTTTACGCGGTAAAAAAATACTCTTGGCCGATGACGATAAGCACAACCGCATACTATCCGAATTGGTTTTAAAAGGCTGGCATACCGACTTTATTCTGGTTGAAGACGGAGCGGAAGCCATAGATGCACTAAAAAATAAACAGTTCGACCTGGTATTGCTCGACATACATATGCCACGTAAAAATGGTGTTGATGTCGTAAAAAAAATACGCGCAACTAAAGGATTAAATGCTGATACACCATTTATTGCGCTAACCGCAAACGCGCTAAAAACCGATATTAACAGTTATCTGAAAGTTGGTTTTAACGATTATGTTATTAAACCTTTCTACGAGCTGGAATTATACAACAAAATTTGTAATATTTTGCAAATTGAAAACAACAATATACAGAGTCCGGGCATAAGCGAGAAACCTGTTGAAAAGGCAGCAATAAGCGACTCCTTTAATGTGCAGGATCTGGAAAAAACAGCTGCCGGCGACACAGAGTTCTTTAATTCGATGATCGACAATTTTACCGAGAATGCAGAAGCATTGCTCAAGGAATTCAACGAAGGATTAATAAATAAGGACTGGAAAACAATTGGAGAAAGAGCACATAAAGCCATTCCTTCGTTTAAATTTTTTAAACTTGCAGGAGTAGCAAGCACGCTTTCAAAAATTGAAGACCTGGCATTAAGAGATCAGCAATTTGATGTGCTGCCCGAAACGGTAAACAATGTTTCGAGCCAAATAGAAGAAATAGTAAAACAGGCAAAAGCTGCTAAAAGATAG
- a CDS encoding lmo0937 family membrane protein: MRSLLYIIAVILVIGWIFGFLVYSLGNLIHILLILAVISILLSIIKKR; the protein is encoded by the coding sequence ATGAGATCATTATTATATATTATAGCAGTAATTTTAGTAATCGGCTGGATATTTGGTTTCCTGGTTTATTCTTTAGGAAATTTAATACACATTTTACTGATTCTGGCCGTTATTTCAATATTGTTGTCGATAATTAAAAAACGCTGA
- a CDS encoding CsbD family protein, with product MDKLIVKGKWNVVKGKLKEKYGQLTDDDLEYVEGKEDQLLGRIQELTGKAKEELVDEIKNM from the coding sequence ATGGATAAGTTAATTGTTAAAGGAAAATGGAATGTTGTTAAAGGAAAACTGAAAGAAAAATATGGTCAGTTAACCGACGACGATTTGGAATATGTTGAAGGAAAAGAAGACCAGTTACTTGGTCGCATTCAAGAATTGACAGGAAAAGCCAAAGAAGAGTTAGTTGATGAAATTAAAAATATGTAA
- a CDS encoding AI-2E family transporter, whose amino-acid sequence MNKTGLTKTALYLIIISLLVAFIILAKNILIPLVLSMFFSYLIYPVVWKIERLGVNRVISILTVLLVVIIFIGGIALLFSLKASNVDINFNDVKEQFDNKSLSVQSAITTKLGIDASTLDHYLKQAVDNLITTWQSGIGNLFAATTTTLFQIGILPVFTFFLLFYRTKTAHFILRITPKEKQFVTLDILREISTVITKYLGGLLLVVAILAVLNSVGLLIIGIKHAMVFGILAALLNLIPYIGTFLGGLIPFMYVVFTDPRPLPAMIKVVILFMVIQFIENNLLTPNIVGNSIKINPLAIILSLLFANIIWGIAGMLVVIPALATLKVIMRKIDSLQPYAFLISDSGTEKHRLKLFKRKNKNKK is encoded by the coding sequence ATGAATAAAACAGGATTAACAAAAACGGCTCTCTATCTTATAATTATTTCACTACTTGTGGCTTTTATTATACTGGCCAAAAACATTCTTATCCCATTGGTACTATCCATGTTTTTTTCGTATTTAATTTACCCTGTGGTATGGAAAATTGAACGGTTGGGGGTAAACCGGGTAATTTCTATTTTAACGGTTTTGCTGGTGGTAATTATTTTTATTGGTGGTATTGCGTTGCTGTTTTCATTGAAAGCCTCGAATGTCGACATCAATTTTAACGATGTGAAAGAACAGTTTGATAATAAAAGCCTAAGTGTTCAGAGTGCAATTACCACAAAACTTGGTATTGATGCTTCAACATTAGACCATTACCTGAAGCAGGCGGTGGATAATTTAATTACTACCTGGCAGTCGGGAATTGGAAATCTTTTTGCAGCCACCACTACTACCCTTTTTCAAATCGGTATTTTACCGGTATTTACTTTCTTCCTATTGTTTTACCGCACTAAAACAGCACACTTTATTTTGCGAATTACTCCAAAAGAAAAACAATTCGTTACACTCGATATTCTTCGCGAGATATCGACAGTTATAACCAAATATCTCGGTGGGTTATTGCTGGTTGTTGCCATACTTGCCGTTCTAAACTCAGTTGGCCTGTTAATTATCGGTATTAAACATGCCATGGTATTTGGTATTCTGGCCGCGCTGCTCAACCTTATTCCATATATCGGAACATTTCTGGGTGGTCTTATTCCTTTTATGTATGTAGTTTTTACCGATCCGCGCCCACTTCCCGCAATGATAAAAGTTGTGATACTTTTTATGGTTATACAGTTTATCGAGAACAATTTGCTTACACCTAACATTGTAGGCAACAGCATAAAAATTAATCCACTGGCAATCATCCTAAGTTTATTGTTTGCCAATATTATTTGGGGAATTGCCGGTATGTTGGTAGTAATTCCGGCTTTGGCCACTCTAAAGGTTATTATGCGAAAAATTGACAGTCTGCAACCATACGCATTTTTAATCAGCGATAGTGGAACTGAGAAACACAGACTGAAATTATTTAAACGAAAAAATAAGAATAAAAAATGA
- a CDS encoding YtxH domain-containing protein: MSKATNVLMGFIAGAAAGTLTGILVAPDKGVKTRKKLNKQIKRTSQDVSDTISEKVDDIKDKLNDVVTEMRTKAEETEEKIKEKVNSKAKTAKDAAAN; the protein is encoded by the coding sequence ATGAGTAAAGCAACAAATGTATTGATGGGATTTATTGCCGGTGCAGCAGCAGGAACTTTAACAGGAATTCTGGTAGCTCCCGACAAAGGTGTTAAAACACGCAAGAAACTTAACAAACAGATTAAAAGAACTTCACAAGACGTGTCGGATACCATTAGCGAAAAAGTTGATGATATTAAAGACAAGTTAAACGATGTGGTGACAGAAATGCGCACGAAAGCCGAAGAAACGGAAGAAAAAATTAAAGAAAAAGTGAATTCGAAGGCTAAAACAGCCAAAGATGCAGCCGCGAACTAA